Proteins encoded in a region of the Pangasianodon hypophthalmus isolate fPanHyp1 chromosome 21, fPanHyp1.pri, whole genome shotgun sequence genome:
- the eif4e2 gene encoding eukaryotic translation initiation factor 4E type 2 has translation MNNKFDALKDDDSGDHDQDNGSPKDGEKERNEDEEKDQNTTRRKAVVPGAGEHPLQYNYTFWYSRRTPGRPASTQSYEQNIKQIGSFASVEQFWRFYSHMIRPGDLTGHSDFHLFKEGIKPMWEDDANKSGGKWIIRLRKGLASRCWENLILAMLGEQFMVGEEICGAVVSVRFQEDIISIWNKTASDQATTARIRDTLRRVLNLPPNTIMEYKTHTDSIKAWEDFHGLVNASGGR, from the exons ATGAACAACAAATTTGACGC TCTGAAAGATGACGACAGTGGAGATCACGACCAGGATAACGGCTCACCGAAAGATGGTGAGAAGGAAAGGAATGAGGATGAGGAAAAGGACCAAAACACTACCaggaggaag GCTGTGGTTCCTGGGGCAGGCGAACATCCTCTTCAATATAACTACACATTCTGGTATTCTCGGCGAACCCCAGGCAGACCAGCCAGTACACAGAGCTATGAACAGAACATCAAACAGATCGGCAGCTTTGCTTCG GTGGAGCAGTTCTGGCGGTTTTACAGTCACATGATCAGACCAGGTGATCTGACTGGCCACAGCGACTTCCACCTGTTTAAGGAGGGAATCAAGCCCATGTGGGAG GATGATGCTAATAAGAGTGGAGGGAAGTGGATAATTCGGTTGCGGAAGGGTCTGGCCTCACGCTGCTGGGAGAATCTGATCCTGGCCATGTTGGGTGAGCAGTTCATGGTTGGTGAGGAGATCTGTGGCGCTGTTGTCTCTGTCCGCTTCCAG gAGGATATCATATCTATCTGGAACAAAACAGCAAGTGATCAGGCCACTACTGCTCGCATTAGGGACACGCTTCGCAGAGTCCTCAACCTGCCACCAAACACCATCATggagtacaaaacacacactgacagcatCAA GGCTTGGGAGGATTTCCATGGACTGGTGAACGCTAGTGGTGGTCGCTAG
- the LOC113533548 gene encoding phospholipid scramblase 3 isoform X2 encodes MSTITAQPLPYGLEREKHIEMLFRAFHQRWRSSTDPQDLATTPAPTQGPVSGDLSPTFQAASLETNRHKGEQWVTETLPAGLAALRTVSQIHITAVPELQGPQCISRRTYSVAAETRQLFLAVEESSCVCMQCCGPARACFLQAFDQDRQKIFLFERPLRADMCCLGCCLMEMKAYTAQRELIGTVHQRWSMFTPYFEVCDSADSPFLRIQGSCCPIRCLSDQEFQVVSMIGDRIGTVWKKWPGYNESCNMDHEHFGLDVSQNINVNTKVLLLAGTFLLNHMFFEMS; translated from the exons atGTCCACTATAACAGCCCAGCCTTTACCTTATGGtctagaaagagaaaaacacattGAGATGCTTTTTAGAGCTTTCCACCAGAGGTGGAGGTCCTCCACGGACCCTCAGGACCTCGCTACCACTCCAGCTCCAACACAAGGTCCCGTCAGTGGAGATCTATCACCTACATTCCAGGCTGCAAGCTTGGAGACAAACAGGCATAAAGGAGAGCAGTGGGTTACAGAGACATTACCGGCAGGTCTGGCTGCTCTGAGAACAGTCAGCCAAATACACATAACCGCTGTACCTGAGCTTCAGG GTCCCCAGTGCATTTCCCGCAGGACCTACAGTGTTGCTGCAGAAACCAGGCAACTGTTTCTGGCTGTGGAAg agagctcatgtgtgtgtatgcagtgctGTGGTCCTGCTCGTGCCTGCTTCTTGCAGGCTTTTGACCAGGATCGGCAGAAGATTTTCCTATTTGAAAGGCCACTTAGAGCAGATATGTGCTGCCTGGGCTGCTGCCTGATGGAGATGAAGGCCTACACGGCCCAGAGGGAGCTCATTGGCACTGTCCaccagag GTGGAGTATGTTCACACCCTACTTTGAGGTGTGTGACTCTGCAGACTCTCCCTTCCTGAGGATACAAGGCTCCTGCTGTCCAATCCGTTGCCTCTCCGACCAGGAGTTCCAG GTTGTCTCCATGATTGGTGACCGCATTGGAACGGTATGGAAAAAGTGGCCAGGCTACAATGAAAGCTGCAACATGGACCATGAACATTTTGGGTTGGATG TCTCTCAGAACATAAATGTGAATACCAAAGTGTTACTTCTAGCAGGTACATTTCTCCTG AATCATATGTTTTTTGAAATGAGCTGA
- the LOC113533548 gene encoding phospholipid scramblase 3 isoform X1 — translation MSTITAQPLPYGLEREKHIEMLFRAFHQRWRSSTDPQDLATTPAPTQGPVSGDLSPTFQAASLETNRHKGEQWVTETLPAGLAALRTVSQIHITAVPELQGPQCISRRTYSVAAETRQLFLAVEESSCVCMQCCGPARACFLQAFDQDRQKIFLFERPLRADMCCLGCCLMEMKAYTAQRELIGTVHQRWSMFTPYFEVCDSADSPFLRIQGSCCPIRCLSDQEFQVVSMIGDRIGTVWKKWPGYNESCNMDHEHFGLDVSQNINVNTKVLLLAGTFLLVSFLNSNLNQIYLNKFQYSVRTLNIIFYFPRIICFLK, via the exons atGTCCACTATAACAGCCCAGCCTTTACCTTATGGtctagaaagagaaaaacacattGAGATGCTTTTTAGAGCTTTCCACCAGAGGTGGAGGTCCTCCACGGACCCTCAGGACCTCGCTACCACTCCAGCTCCAACACAAGGTCCCGTCAGTGGAGATCTATCACCTACATTCCAGGCTGCAAGCTTGGAGACAAACAGGCATAAAGGAGAGCAGTGGGTTACAGAGACATTACCGGCAGGTCTGGCTGCTCTGAGAACAGTCAGCCAAATACACATAACCGCTGTACCTGAGCTTCAGG GTCCCCAGTGCATTTCCCGCAGGACCTACAGTGTTGCTGCAGAAACCAGGCAACTGTTTCTGGCTGTGGAAg agagctcatgtgtgtgtatgcagtgctGTGGTCCTGCTCGTGCCTGCTTCTTGCAGGCTTTTGACCAGGATCGGCAGAAGATTTTCCTATTTGAAAGGCCACTTAGAGCAGATATGTGCTGCCTGGGCTGCTGCCTGATGGAGATGAAGGCCTACACGGCCCAGAGGGAGCTCATTGGCACTGTCCaccagag GTGGAGTATGTTCACACCCTACTTTGAGGTGTGTGACTCTGCAGACTCTCCCTTCCTGAGGATACAAGGCTCCTGCTGTCCAATCCGTTGCCTCTCCGACCAGGAGTTCCAG GTTGTCTCCATGATTGGTGACCGCATTGGAACGGTATGGAAAAAGTGGCCAGGCTACAATGAAAGCTGCAACATGGACCATGAACATTTTGGGTTGGATG TCTCTCAGAACATAAATGTGAATACCAAAGTGTTACTTCTAGCAGGTACATTTCTCCTGGTAAGTTTCTTAAATTCAAATCTGAATCAAATATACCTAAACAAATTTCAGTATAGTGTGAGAACACTAaatattatattctattttcCCAGAATCATATGTTTTTTGAAATGA
- the chrng gene encoding acetylcholine receptor subunit gamma isoform X4 has translation MQWYDYRLRWADRPGFEAYENITGTRIPSKAIWLPDIILENNVDGHFEITLYTNALIDPYGMVYWLPPAIYRSACAVKVNYFPFDWQNCSMVFRSQTYSANEIELKLTNEENTVVEWIEIDPEAFTENGEWVIKHRPAKKVVNEKYSRDELDYQEIIFFLIIQRKPLFYIINIIVPCVLFSSLGLLVYFLPAKAGGQKCTMSITILLAQTVFLFLIAKKVPETSQAVPLIGKYLMFVMSVTAITVMNCVVVLNVSLRTPNTHLLTNKVRKVLLNIFPRVLGMRMQRWTPHRVLNADGITNKSTVPLRRHSSLGLIVKADEYMLKTARSELMFSKLKERGGLMRSALEKIRNSLEEDTVQDLTWGLAMASPELQQCVASCKHIAESTKQHNDFQKENEEWFLVARVIDRLCFITMALLFMLGTIGIFLMGHFNQAPALPFPGDPKRYLPEIFTANITGQH, from the exons CAGTGGTATGACTATAGGCTCAGGTGGGCTGACAGGCCAGGGTTTGAAGCATATGAGAACATCACAGGCACACGGATTCCCTCAAAAGCCATCTGGCTTCCTGATATTATACTGGAGAACAA tgttgatGGGCATTTTGAGATCACACTCTACACCAATGCTCTGATAGACCCATATGGTATGGTGTACTGGCTTCCCCCCGCAATCTACCGCAGTGCCTGTGCAGTCAAAGTCAACTATTTCCCCTTTGACTGGCAAAACTGCAGCATGGTATTCAG GTCTCAGACGTACAGTGCTAATGAGATTGAGCTGAAACTGACGAATGAGGAAAACACCGTAGTGGAATGGATTGAGATCGACCCCGAAGCTTTCACAG AGAATGGTGAATGGGTAATTAAGCATCGGCCAGCTAAGAAGGTGGTGAACGAGAAGTACAGCCGAGATGAGCTGGACTACCAGGAGATTatcttcttcctcatcatccAAAGAAAGCCACTTTTctacatcatcaacatcattgtGCCCTGTgtgctcttctcttctctcgGACTGCTGGTCTACTTCCTGCCAGCTAAAG cTGGAGGACAGAAATGTACCATGTCCATCACTATCCTGCTTGCACAGACTGTATTCCTCTTCCTCATCGCAAAGAAAGTTCCAGAAACCTCTCAGGCTGTTCCCCTGATTGGCAA ATATTTGATGTTTGTGATGTCTGTGACTGCAATCACAGTGATGAACTGTGTAGTAGTTTTGAATGTCTCTCTGCGAACTCCCAACACACACCTATTAACCAATAAAGTCAGGAAG GTACTGTTAAACATTTTTCCTCGGGTGCTGGGGATGAGGATGCAGCGCTGGACACCACATAGGGTACTGAATGCAGATGGCATAACGAACAAATCTACTGTCCCTCTGAGGAGACACAGCTCACTAGGACTAATTGTGAAGGCGGATGAGTACATGCTGAAGACGGCACGCTCTGAGCTGATGTTCAgcaagctgaaagagagaggcGGGCTCATGAGGAGTGCCCTGGAGAAGATCC GGAACAGCCTGGAGGAAGACACGGTCCAGGATTTGACTTGGGGTCTGGCCATGGCGTCACCAGAGTTGCAGCAGTGTGTAGCTTCCTGCAAACACATCGCTGAGAGCACCAAACAGCACAATGACTTCCAGAAA GAGAATGAGGAGTGGTTCCTGGTTGCCCGAGTGATTGAcagactctgcttcatcaccaTGGCCTTGCTGTTTATGCTGGGCACCATCGGAATCTTCCTCATGGGACATTTTAACCAAGCTCCAGCACTTCCATTTCCTGGAGACCCCAAAAGATATCTCCCTGAGATATTCACCGCAAACATCACAGGACAGCATTGA